A window of the Bacteroidales bacterium genome harbors these coding sequences:
- a CDS encoding SpoIIE family protein phosphatase: MKKTIILIILLLPAFISYTQKPIIKFEKLSVENGMSQSSVLSIIQDSQGFMWFATLDGLNKFDGYNFKVYWNSKTKKNTIPDNIVTTLFETKDTANPTLWIGTKSNGISKYNRLKDNFETFKSSQYKENSISNNSINDITGDNEILWIATNKGLNKFNQNINNFTYFSHSKNNSSIPSDTVLCLEFDSSDNLWIGTQKGVSFLNTKNNKIKTLKHPEISNVRINDICFENGIIWIATSIGLFSYNTNNDKLTEHKINLYSKKDVKIKANITTFINDENDIFWLGTKTRGLISFNKKTHNYFIYKHEPVNKHSLSTNSIISIYKDNANILWVGTSLGGVNKWNRAAEDIDVFRHNPYNENSLSASQVRSFYVDKNENIWVGTVEGGLNKWNKKNNKFSHYKHNPKQNNSISNNHIRSMLEDNKNRFWVATDGGGLNLFNKKTGTFTCYKESKDTNSISSNRVWKIFEDNNNQLWAGTFGGGLNLFNPDKGTFKHYMHSEDSNKSISSNLVTSILQDKKGNIWIGTFLGLNKFNPENETFTVYINDENNPNSISNNRIYSICEDNEGTLWIGTKGGLNKFNPVKETFKTFTRENCELPNNVILGIVEDGEFLWMSTNNGISRMHKKTGEIKNFDMGDGLQSNEFLAGSFYKKKDGEILFGGIDGFNAFYPKEIKDNPHKPPIVITGFQISNQYIKTDTIISLKKQIVLKHYQNDISFDFVALDFVFPQKNKYKYILIGDDDDWNDAGFRRFAKYTNIKPGNYTFKVIGSNNDDVWNEKGASLTIIIKPAFWQTLWFKILLTALLISSIILFFKIRMRTIKKRNEELETEVKRRTLEIRQQNEEIRSQRDELSIQKDFISEQKQEITDSILYAKKIQTAALPTNEYISENIPEHFILFKPRDIVSGDFYWVGKKGSKIIITTVDCTGHGVPGAFMSMLGISFLNKIVNEKGITNPGEILNRLRNNVINALHPKGFETESKDGMDMSLCVIDTKKNIIEFSGAYNSLFYLQNGKISEIKADRMPVALYDIMEPFSVQSFKIQKGDSIYMFSDGYPDQFGGPKNKKFMKGRLKRLLEEINLKPMKGQLKILEKTMEDWKGNEPQIDDIVIIGVRL, encoded by the coding sequence ATGAAAAAAACTATTATTTTAATAATACTTCTGCTGCCTGCTTTCATTTCTTATACTCAAAAGCCTATTATTAAGTTTGAAAAACTTTCAGTTGAAAACGGAATGTCTCAAAGTTCAGTTTTAAGTATTATTCAAGACAGCCAAGGCTTTATGTGGTTTGCAACTTTAGATGGTTTAAATAAGTTTGACGGTTATAATTTCAAAGTATATTGGAACAGTAAAACAAAAAAAAATACAATTCCCGACAATATTGTAACAACTTTATTTGAAACAAAAGATACAGCAAACCCTACATTATGGATAGGTACAAAATCTAACGGGATATCTAAATACAACAGATTGAAAGATAACTTTGAAACTTTTAAATCTTCACAATACAAAGAGAATTCAATAAGCAACAACAGTATTAATGATATTACAGGGGATAATGAGATTTTATGGATTGCTACAAACAAAGGCTTAAATAAGTTTAATCAAAACATTAATAATTTTACATATTTCTCTCATTCAAAAAATAATAGTTCTATTCCGTCGGACACAGTTTTGTGTTTAGAATTTGACTCCTCGGATAATTTATGGATAGGAACACAAAAAGGGGTTAGTTTTCTTAACACAAAAAACAATAAAATAAAAACATTAAAACACCCTGAAATTTCTAATGTGAGAATAAATGACATCTGTTTCGAAAACGGTATTATATGGATAGCAACTTCAATAGGGCTTTTCAGCTATAACACAAATAATGACAAACTTACAGAACATAAGATAAACCTATACTCAAAAAAAGATGTAAAAATAAAAGCAAATATTACAACTTTTATTAATGATGAAAATGATATATTTTGGTTAGGGACAAAAACAAGAGGTTTGATAAGTTTTAATAAAAAAACGCATAATTATTTTATTTATAAACATGAACCTGTTAACAAACACAGCTTATCTACAAACAGCATTATTTCTATATATAAAGATAATGCAAATATTTTATGGGTAGGTACTTCTTTAGGAGGTGTTAACAAGTGGAACAGAGCTGCTGAAGATATAGATGTATTCAGACACAACCCGTACAATGAAAACAGCCTCAGTGCATCACAAGTAAGAAGTTTTTACGTTGACAAAAATGAAAATATATGGGTCGGCACTGTTGAAGGAGGGCTCAACAAATGGAATAAAAAAAATAATAAATTCTCTCATTACAAACATAACCCTAAACAAAATAACTCAATAAGCAACAATCATATAAGATCAATGCTTGAAGACAACAAAAATCGCTTTTGGGTTGCTACTGACGGAGGCGGGCTAAATCTTTTCAATAAAAAAACAGGTACTTTTACTTGTTATAAAGAATCAAAAGATACAAACTCAATATCAAGCAACAGAGTTTGGAAAATCTTTGAAGACAATAACAATCAACTTTGGGCAGGAACATTCGGAGGCGGTTTAAATCTTTTTAATCCCGACAAAGGAACATTTAAACATTATATGCATTCCGAAGACAGTAACAAATCAATAAGCAGTAACTTAGTAACCTCAATTCTTCAAGACAAAAAAGGAAACATTTGGATAGGTACATTTTTAGGTTTAAACAAATTTAACCCCGAAAATGAAACTTTTACAGTTTATATTAACGATGAAAACAATCCTAATTCAATAAGCAATAACAGAATTTATTCAATTTGTGAGGACAACGAGGGTACTTTATGGATAGGAACAAAAGGCGGGCTAAATAAATTTAATCCTGTAAAAGAAACATTTAAAACATTTACAAGAGAAAATTGCGAACTGCCTAACAATGTAATTCTCGGAATTGTTGAAGACGGTGAGTTCCTTTGGATGAGCACAAACAACGGTATAAGCAGAATGCATAAAAAAACAGGAGAAATAAAGAACTTTGATATGGGTGACGGTCTTCAAAGCAATGAATTTTTAGCAGGTTCATTTTATAAAAAAAAAGACGGAGAGATTCTTTTCGGAGGAATTGACGGATTTAATGCTTTTTATCCCAAAGAAATAAAAGATAATCCGCACAAACCCCCTATCGTAATTACCGGATTTCAAATCTCGAACCAATACATTAAAACAGATACAATAATAAGTTTAAAAAAGCAAATTGTACTAAAACATTATCAAAACGATATTTCTTTCGATTTCGTTGCACTTGATTTTGTATTCCCGCAAAAAAACAAATACAAATATATACTTATAGGTGATGACGATGACTGGAATGATGCAGGGTTCAGACGATTTGCAAAATACACAAACATAAAACCGGGCAATTATACCTTTAAAGTAATAGGGTCAAATAACGATGATGTTTGGAATGAAAAAGGAGCAAGCCTGACAATAATAATTAAACCCGCTTTTTGGCAAACATTATGGTTTAAAATATTATTAACTGCACTTTTAATCTCCTCTATAATTTTATTCTTTAAAATAAGAATGAGAACAATAAAAAAACGAAATGAAGAGCTTGAAACAGAAGTTAAAAGAAGAACTCTTGAAATAAGACAACAAAACGAAGAAATAAGGTCTCAAAGAGATGAATTATCAATTCAAAAAGATTTTATTTCAGAACAAAAACAAGAAATAACCGACAGCATATTATATGCAAAAAAAATTCAAACGGCTGCTTTGCCGACAAATGAATATATTTCCGAAAATATTCCTGAGCATTTTATTTTATTTAAACCCAGAGATATAGTAAGCGGAGATTTTTACTGGGTAGGAAAAAAAGGTTCAAAAATAATAATTACGACAGTTGATTGCACAGGACACGGTGTTCCCGGTGCTTTTATGAGTATGCTGGGAATCAGCTTCTTAAATAAAATTGTAAATGAGAAAGGCATAACAAACCCGGGAGAAATATTAAACCGCCTCAGAAACAACGTTATAAACGCCCTTCATCCTAAAGGCTTTGAAACAGAATCAAAAGACGGAATGGATATGTCTTTATGCGTAATTGATACTAAGAAAAATATTATAGAATTTTCAGGTGCATATAATTCATTATTTTATTTGCAAAACGGCAAAATATCAGAAATTAAAGCAGACAGGATGCCGGTTGCATTATACGATATTATGGAACCGTTTTCTGTTCAATCTTTTAAAATTCAGAAAGGAGACTCAATTTATATGTTTTCCGACGGATATCCCGATCAATTCGGCGGACCGAAAAATAAAAAATTTATGAAGGGACGATTAAAAAGATTATTGGAAGAAATTAATCTCAAACCTATGAAAGGACAACTTAAAATATTAGAAAAAACAATGGAAGACTGGAAAGGAAACGAACCTCAAATTGATGATATTGTTATAATAGGTGTAAGACTTTAA
- a CDS encoding SpoIIE family protein phosphatase: protein MHNALKYITLLAIIYLNICGKNAYAQLFNFTNYTVEKGFPQSNADFIMQDNEGFMWFATQNGAVKFNGYDYTVYNKDNGLKSNFVIHILQDSKERFWFSTKKGLTELKKNKFKTYTENDGLFSNIIYKTFELPTEELLIVTTEGTNILSNDTIKKISEDIKPRDIILRNNNEIWILTEKNIYIYDKGKFKKPKINIKKIKTPFNSFIEDKKSNLWIATNNGIYKIFDNKIKHFNTNSGLLNNNINKLLIDSENNLWYSSEQKGCGFYSQNLFHNLTVNSGLTNSVVLSLYEDSEKNIWIGGRNGVTMINTGTPFIHYDQISSFDNEIVMGILPDKDNNIWFCTYGFGLVKFNGENYTQFNKQKGSIDDYFFDIETDKNGNFWLASGNNGIIKFNGKKFTQIKTKDSPEYLRVLTIFKDSKENLWFGTNNEGVYKYDGRNLTRFGSKQGFTAKTVMTICEDDDNNIWFGTINSGLLKYDGKTVVKTNTNIELDFIRSIVNRKGTLWIGTGSSGIYKIIKTENKKYHFEQYQKEDGLNSNNIYFLFPDSKGNLWCGSEKGVDKIIFDENNILTDIKNYTKDDGFIGVETNINGAAEDAKGNIWFGTVNGAVRYNEDLDKMNIVENKTYLSDIQLFFKDVDWFEYSDSVNYNNIPIKLTLPHKLNHLTFNFIGLCFSNPQKVKYKYRLLGQNEIWSPETYDKKAVFTNITPGKYEFQVISANNDDLWNAQPVSFKFTIKPPYWRQTWFYTLSLFLLLIILYIAIDLRMKSLKKAKSKLEIKVLERTVEINKQKEELLQTNTKITDSIDYAGKIQNAMLPTMKIFERNFSDFFIINHPRDIVSGDFYWAREFVFNNEAHIVTVVADCTGHGIPGALVSMLGMSLLNEIIRKENITQANQVLEELRKEIKVSLKQKGGLDDQTEGIDMVICSVNKKTNELQYAGANNPLYLIRNGKLTIFNPTINPVGIFIKEIPFKNEQFQLQKNDILYMFSDGYVDQFNGKTGEKFKIKQFRDLLLSISEKTMKEQKQILENTFIEWKANSAQIDDILIAGIKI from the coding sequence ATGCATAATGCATTAAAATACATCACGTTACTCGCAATAATTTATTTAAATATTTGCGGTAAAAATGCTTATGCCCAACTTTTTAATTTTACAAATTATACCGTTGAAAAAGGTTTCCCTCAGTCAAATGCCGATTTTATTATGCAAGATAATGAAGGATTTATGTGGTTTGCAACACAAAACGGTGCCGTAAAATTTAACGGATATGATTATACTGTTTATAATAAAGATAACGGTTTAAAAAGTAACTTCGTAATTCATATTCTTCAAGACTCAAAAGAACGATTTTGGTTCTCAACAAAAAAAGGATTAACCGAACTAAAAAAGAATAAATTTAAAACATATACCGAAAATGACGGCTTATTTTCAAACATAATTTATAAAACATTTGAATTACCTACCGAAGAACTTTTGATTGTTACTACCGAAGGAACAAATATTTTAAGTAATGACACAATAAAAAAAATATCTGAAGACATAAAACCGAGAGATATTATTCTGAGAAATAATAATGAAATTTGGATACTTACAGAAAAAAACATTTACATTTATGATAAAGGTAAATTTAAAAAGCCGAAAATTAATATAAAAAAAATAAAAACTCCTTTTAACTCCTTTATCGAAGACAAGAAATCAAATCTGTGGATTGCAACAAATAACGGGATTTACAAAATCTTCGACAATAAAATTAAGCACTTTAATACAAATAGCGGTTTATTAAACAATAATATTAATAAACTTCTTATTGATTCAGAAAACAATCTGTGGTATTCTTCCGAACAGAAAGGTTGCGGCTTTTATTCTCAAAACCTCTTCCATAACCTAACCGTAAATTCCGGATTAACAAATTCAGTCGTGCTTTCTCTTTACGAAGACAGCGAAAAAAATATTTGGATAGGAGGCAGAAACGGTGTTACAATGATAAATACAGGAACACCTTTTATTCATTATGACCAAATAAGTTCATTTGATAATGAGATAGTTATGGGAATTCTGCCCGACAAAGACAATAATATATGGTTTTGCACATACGGCTTCGGTTTGGTTAAATTTAACGGGGAAAACTATACACAATTCAATAAACAAAAAGGAAGTATTGATGATTATTTTTTTGATATTGAAACCGATAAAAACGGCAACTTCTGGTTAGCATCCGGGAATAACGGTATTATTAAATTTAACGGGAAAAAATTCACTCAAATAAAAACAAAAGACAGTCCGGAATATCTGCGTGTTCTTACAATTTTTAAAGACAGCAAAGAAAATCTTTGGTTCGGAACAAATAATGAGGGTGTTTATAAGTATGACGGAAGAAACCTTACACGCTTTGGCTCAAAACAAGGTTTTACTGCAAAAACTGTAATGACAATTTGCGAAGATGATGATAATAATATTTGGTTCGGCACAATAAATAGCGGGTTATTAAAATATGACGGAAAAACAGTTGTTAAAACTAATACAAATATTGAACTCGATTTTATAAGATCTATTGTCAACAGAAAAGGAACATTATGGATAGGTACGGGTTCATCAGGAATATATAAAATTATTAAAACTGAAAATAAAAAATATCATTTTGAGCAATATCAAAAAGAAGACGGATTAAATTCAAACAATATTTATTTCCTTTTTCCTGATTCAAAAGGAAATTTATGGTGCGGGAGTGAAAAAGGTGTTGATAAAATTATTTTTGACGAAAACAATATTTTAACAGACATTAAAAACTACACAAAAGATGACGGGTTTATAGGGGTTGAAACAAATATAAACGGAGCAGCAGAAGATGCAAAAGGTAATATATGGTTCGGAACCGTGAACGGAGCAGTCAGGTATAATGAAGATTTAGATAAAATGAATATTGTTGAAAACAAAACATACCTTTCCGATATTCAATTATTTTTTAAAGATGTCGATTGGTTTGAATATTCAGATTCAGTTAACTATAATAATATTCCGATAAAATTAACACTCCCGCACAAGCTTAACCATCTGACATTTAACTTTATAGGGCTTTGCTTTTCAAACCCGCAAAAAGTTAAGTATAAATATCGACTTTTAGGGCAAAACGAAATATGGTCGCCTGAAACATACGATAAAAAAGCTGTATTTACAAATATTACACCCGGCAAATACGAATTTCAAGTTATTTCGGCAAACAATGACGACCTTTGGAATGCTCAACCTGTTTCATTTAAATTTACTATTAAACCTCCCTACTGGAGACAAACTTGGTTTTATACTTTATCTTTATTCTTGCTGTTAATAATTCTGTACATTGCAATAGACCTAAGAATGAAGTCACTAAAAAAGGCAAAAAGTAAACTTGAAATAAAAGTTCTTGAAAGAACAGTAGAAATAAATAAGCAAAAAGAAGAACTTCTTCAAACAAATACAAAAATTACCGACAGTATTGATTATGCCGGGAAAATTCAAAATGCAATGTTGCCGACAATGAAAATATTCGAAAGAAATTTTTCTGACTTTTTTATAATTAACCACCCCAGAGACATTGTTAGCGGAGATTTTTATTGGGCAAGAGAATTTGTTTTTAATAATGAAGCACATATCGTTACAGTTGTTGCAGATTGTACCGGACACGGAATTCCCGGAGCTCTTGTAAGTATGTTGGGAATGTCTTTACTTAACGAAATAATTCGAAAAGAAAATATTACACAAGCAAATCAAGTACTTGAAGAACTGAGAAAAGAAATAAAAGTTTCGCTGAAACAAAAAGGCGGATTAGACGACCAAACAGAAGGTATAGATATGGTTATTTGCTCCGTAAACAAAAAAACTAATGAATTACAATATGCAGGAGCAAATAATCCTTTGTATTTAATAAGAAACGGCAAACTTACAATTTTCAACCCTACGATTAATCCTGTCGGAATATTTATTAAAGAAATACCATTTAAAAATGAACAGTTTCAATTGCAAAAAAATGACATCTTATATATGTTTTCCGATGGATATGTAGATCAATTTAATGGAAAAACAGGAGAAAAATTTAAAATAAAGCAATTCAGAGATTTGTTATTATCAATTTCAGAAAAAACAATGAAAGAACAAAAACAAATACTTGAAAATACTTTTATTGAATGGAAAGCAAACTCCGCCCAAATTGATGATATACTAATTGCAGGAATTAAGATATAA
- a CDS encoding GatB/YqeY domain-containing protein has translation MELFEKINADIISAMKSKEKEKLAALRAIKAQLLLIKTSGSGNDKISEEEGITLLQKMVKQRKDAAEIYKSQNREDLYKTEMAEVSYIQPYLPEQMSEEELSSSIKIIIDNLGATSMKDMGKVMGIASKELAGKTEGKLIAAKVKELLS, from the coding sequence ATGGAACTGTTTGAAAAAATAAATGCTGATATAATCTCGGCAATGAAATCAAAAGAAAAAGAAAAACTTGCCGCATTAAGAGCAATAAAAGCACAATTGCTTTTAATAAAGACCTCCGGAAGCGGTAATGATAAAATTTCTGAAGAAGAAGGAATAACACTGCTTCAAAAGATGGTAAAACAAAGAAAAGATGCAGCTGAAATATATAAATCTCAAAACAGAGAAGATTTATACAAAACTGAAATGGCAGAAGTTTCATATATTCAACCCTACCTGCCCGAACAAATGTCTGAAGAAGAGCTTTCAAGCTCAATAAAAATAATTATCGACAATTTAGGTGCAACGTCAATGAAAGACATGGGTAAAGTCATGGGTATTGCATCAAAAGAACTTGCAGGAAAAACAGAGGGAAAATTAATTGCAGCAAAAGTTAAAGAACTTCTTTCTTAA